In one window of Flavobacterium ginsengisoli DNA:
- a CDS encoding LacI family DNA-binding transcriptional regulator, whose translation MKAKATLKQIAKELGVSVSTVSKALNDSPEISEQTKVKIKEYAKLKNYKPNVIGLNLKNRKTKTIGVIIPNILNSFFAKVFSGIEKVADKKGYNVITCISNESLEKEIHTLEMLSNGTIDGFILSVSQEAQKLQDYNHFSEIINDGTPIVMFDRIADEVDCDKVVVDDFDSALNSTQHLINLGCKNIALISSVDNLSVGKLRADGYLKALKDNNIPVNEKIILRTDSEDDMKAKIDSIFDHKIDGIFALDENDSVAALRVSLKKGYRVPEDISIIGFADGILASRRLSPSLTTVSQHGVEIGEVAAKRLIERLEEPEGTVSEYETIVIKTKLKERESTRKV comes from the coding sequence ATGAAAGCTAAAGCAACTCTAAAACAAATTGCCAAGGAACTAGGTGTTTCTGTTTCGACTGTATCTAAAGCATTGAATGACAGTCCTGAAATTAGTGAACAAACGAAGGTTAAGATTAAGGAGTATGCCAAACTCAAAAATTATAAGCCGAATGTTATTGGTTTGAATCTTAAGAATCGTAAGACAAAAACGATTGGAGTAATTATTCCTAATATTTTAAATTCTTTCTTTGCGAAAGTTTTTAGTGGTATTGAGAAAGTTGCCGATAAAAAAGGATATAATGTAATTACCTGTATCTCTAATGAGTCTTTAGAAAAGGAAATTCATACGCTTGAAATGTTGAGTAACGGAACTATTGACGGATTTATCCTTTCGGTTTCTCAAGAAGCCCAAAAACTTCAAGATTACAATCATTTTTCTGAAATAATTAACGACGGAACGCCAATCGTAATGTTTGATCGTATTGCAGATGAAGTAGACTGCGATAAAGTTGTCGTAGATGATTTTGATTCGGCATTAAACTCAACACAGCATTTAATAAATTTAGGATGCAAAAACATTGCTTTAATTTCTTCTGTAGACAATTTAAGTGTTGGAAAATTAAGAGCTGACGGATACTTAAAAGCTTTAAAAGACAATAATATTCCAGTTAACGAAAAAATTATTCTTCGTACAGATTCTGAAGATGATATGAAAGCTAAAATTGATTCTATTTTTGATCATAAAATCGACGGAATTTTTGCTTTGGACGAAAATGATTCGGTTGCAGCTTTAAGAGTAAGTTTGAAAAAAGGCTACAGAGTTCCAGAAGATATTTCGATTATTGGTTTTGCTGATGGTATTTTGGCTTCAAGACGTTTATCGCCAAGTTTGACAACAGTAAGTCAGCATGGTGTTGAAATTGGAGAAGTTGCAGCAAAAAGATTAATTGAAAGATTGGAAGAACCTGAAGGAACAGTTTCTGAATATGAAACGATTGTCATTAAAACAAAATTAAAAGAAAGAGAATCTACTAGAAAAGTATAA
- the thiS gene encoding sulfur carrier protein ThiS, which yields MELKINQQTKKFNAESLSVQSLLDLEIPHKQNGIAVAVNNTVVPKLKWNEFFVQETDEILIISATQGG from the coding sequence ATGGAACTAAAAATCAATCAACAAACTAAAAAATTCAATGCTGAATCGCTAAGCGTTCAATCATTGCTCGATCTCGAAATTCCGCATAAACAAAACGGAATCGCTGTTGCTGTCAACAATACTGTTGTTCCAAAACTCAAATGGAACGAATTCTTCGTACAAGAAACCGACGAAATTTTAATTATTTCTGCAACTCAAGGAGGTTAA
- the rpsI gene encoding 30S ribosomal protein S9, giving the protein MGVIHKIGRRKTAVARVYVSEGTGNITVNKKEFATYFPTATLQYKVLQPLSMTENAGNFDVKVNVYGGGTTGQAEAVRMALARVMCEVNAENRGILKPEGLLTRDPRMVERKKFGQKKARKRFQFSKR; this is encoded by the coding sequence ATGGGAGTTATTCACAAAATCGGTAGAAGAAAAACCGCTGTTGCACGTGTTTACGTTTCTGAAGGAACTGGAAACATCACTGTAAACAAAAAAGAATTCGCAACTTACTTTCCAACTGCAACTTTACAGTACAAAGTTTTACAACCGCTTTCTATGACAGAAAACGCTGGTAACTTTGACGTAAAAGTAAACGTTTACGGAGGTGGTACAACTGGTCAAGCAGAAGCTGTAAGAATGGCATTAGCACGCGTAATGTGTGAAGTTAACGCTGAAAACAGAGGAATCCTTAAACCAGAAGGTTTATTAACAAGAGACCCAAGAATGGTTGAACGTAAGAAATTCGGTCAGAAGAAAGCTCGTAAGAGATTCCAATTCTCTAAACGTTAA
- a CDS encoding sensor histidine kinase, giving the protein MTEWKSEPLFSAPVYLYNVIKLQFVVTVPLIIKLVYYIAEAKNKVRLIISEKLQAELFSLRNQFHPHFLFNVLNSLYSKILSKSDDSADIVLKISDFLRYSVYEVNTKHIPLEKEIEYLQNYISLQQLRFDNRLELSFSTNGITENQVIEPFLILPFIENSFKYCLDDVSLKAWITISITFSEEWLIIKIENSLPQDFFENKKTKNPYSGIGISNVKRRLELLYPQKHILNIKNEVESFFVSLKIKINDTN; this is encoded by the coding sequence TTGACCGAGTGGAAATCGGAACCGCTTTTTTCTGCTCCTGTATATTTATATAATGTAATTAAACTGCAATTTGTTGTCACGGTTCCTTTAATCATTAAACTTGTTTATTACATTGCCGAAGCCAAAAACAAAGTGCGACTGATTATTTCCGAAAAACTCCAAGCCGAATTGTTTTCTCTTCGAAATCAGTTTCATCCCCACTTTTTATTTAATGTTCTCAATAGTCTGTATTCAAAAATTTTAAGTAAATCTGACGATTCTGCAGATATAGTCCTTAAAATCTCAGATTTTCTCCGATATTCTGTTTATGAGGTAAATACCAAACATATTCCTTTGGAGAAAGAAATTGAATATCTACAAAATTATATTTCACTTCAGCAGTTAAGATTTGATAACAGACTCGAACTAAGTTTCAGCACAAACGGAATTACAGAAAATCAAGTTATTGAGCCTTTCTTAATTCTTCCTTTTATAGAAAACAGTTTTAAATATTGTCTGGATGATGTCAGTCTAAAAGCATGGATTACAATTTCAATAACATTTTCTGAAGAATGGCTAATAATTAAAATTGAGAATAGTCTCCCACAAGATTTTTTCGAAAACAAAAAAACTAAAAATCCATATAGCGGTATTGGAATTTCTAATGTTAAAAGGCGTTTAGAACTTCTTTATCCTCAAAAGCATATTTTAAATATCAAAAATGAAGTTGAATCTTTTTTTGTCTCTTTAAAAATTAAAATTAATGACACCAACTAG
- the rplM gene encoding 50S ribosomal protein L13 — MDALSYKTVSASKATVTKEWIVVDAEGHNLGRLASKVAMILRGKYKPSYTPHVDCGDNVIVINSEKINLTGTKLNDKIYMRHTGYPGGQRTLTAKVLQAKNPALLVEKAVKGMLPKNKLGAELFRNLNVVVGSEHTHGAQKPRTVNLNDLK, encoded by the coding sequence ATGGACGCATTAAGCTACAAAACAGTTTCAGCAAGTAAAGCCACTGTAACTAAAGAGTGGATTGTTGTTGACGCTGAAGGTCATAACTTAGGACGTCTTGCTTCAAAGGTTGCAATGATCTTAAGAGGTAAGTACAAACCAAGTTATACACCACACGTTGACTGTGGAGATAACGTAATTGTTATCAACTCAGAAAAAATTAACCTTACAGGTACAAAATTGAATGACAAAATTTACATGCGTCATACAGGTTACCCAGGAGGACAAAGAACTTTAACTGCTAAAGTATTGCAAGCTAAAAACCCTGCATTATTAGTAGAAAAAGCTGTAAAAGGTATGTTACCTAAAAACAAATTAGGAGCTGAACTTTTTAGAAATCTAAATGTTGTTGTAGGATCTGAGCACACTCACGGAGCTCAAAAACCTAGAACTGTTAACCTAAATGATCTTAAGTAA
- a CDS encoding queuosine precursor transporter, which produces MFKTRREIVFVILAGIFITNAVVAELIGGKLIQIGPFVMSIGILPWPVVFLTTDLINDYFGEKGVKKLSFITACLIAYAFLILFMAITIPVAKGISPVNDDQFQAVFGQSMWIIVGSLIAFMASQLIDVWIFWFFKNRTGEKKIWLRATGSTVISQLFDSFIVLGIAFWLPGKIDFDTFISSGLIGYTFKLAIAILLTPAIYLGHHLIKKYLDGDPAHKK; this is translated from the coding sequence ATGTTTAAGACCAGAAGAGAAATTGTTTTTGTAATTTTAGCAGGAATATTTATAACCAATGCCGTTGTGGCTGAGTTAATTGGAGGAAAGCTAATTCAAATTGGCCCCTTTGTTATGAGTATCGGAATCTTGCCTTGGCCAGTTGTATTTCTAACTACCGATTTGATTAATGATTATTTTGGAGAAAAAGGCGTAAAAAAACTTTCGTTCATAACTGCTTGCCTAATTGCTTACGCCTTCTTGATACTTTTTATGGCAATCACTATTCCAGTTGCAAAAGGAATCAGTCCCGTAAATGATGATCAGTTTCAGGCAGTATTCGGACAGAGTATGTGGATTATTGTTGGAAGTTTAATTGCTTTTATGGCTTCTCAGCTCATTGACGTTTGGATATTTTGGTTTTTCAAAAATAGAACTGGCGAAAAGAAAATATGGCTCCGAGCAACAGGCTCTACCGTAATTTCGCAATTATTTGATTCGTTTATTGTATTAGGAATTGCTTTTTGGCTTCCTGGAAAGATCGATTTTGACACCTTTATATCTTCAGGATTAATAGGTTATACTTTTAAACTTGCAATAGCTATTTTATTAACGCCTGCAATTTATCTAGGCCACCATCTAATTAAAAAATATCTAGATGGAGACCCTGCACATAAAAAATAA
- a CDS encoding thiamine phosphate synthase, whose protein sequence is MIVISSPFVVANETKIVQSLFEEGLSLFHIRKPDFSELEMVKSILQIKTEYRNKLVLHNHHHLAEDFGIEKLHFSEKERKSNLNDSARFSKPCRSKSTSTHSVEDFNSLENDFDYAFLSPVFKSISKENYHPKIDLFEALKSKTNSKTKVIALGGIDAENIQKTLENGFDDVALLGSIWNNKNPLKQFKLCQQIARSYSQSQV, encoded by the coding sequence ATGATTGTAATTTCTAGTCCTTTTGTTGTTGCAAATGAAACGAAGATAGTTCAATCTTTATTTGAAGAAGGATTGTCTTTGTTTCATATTCGGAAACCTGATTTTTCTGAGTTAGAAATGGTGAAGTCTATTCTCCAAATAAAAACGGAATATAGAAATAAACTGGTTTTGCACAATCATCATCATTTAGCAGAAGATTTTGGTATTGAAAAACTCCATTTTTCTGAAAAAGAGAGAAAAAGCAATCTTAATGATTCTGCAAGGTTTTCAAAACCTTGTAGGTCTAAATCAACATCGACACATTCGGTCGAAGATTTTAATTCGTTAGAAAATGATTTTGATTACGCATTCTTAAGTCCTGTTTTTAAAAGTATATCTAAAGAAAATTACCATCCAAAAATCGATCTATTTGAAGCTTTAAAATCAAAAACAAACAGTAAAACAAAAGTCATTGCTTTAGGCGGAATTGATGCCGAAAACATTCAGAAAACACTTGAAAACGGCTTTGATGATGTTGCTCTTTTAGGAAGCATTTGGAATAACAAAAATCCATTAAAACAATTTAAATTATGTCAACAAATCGCCCGTTCGTACTCACAATCGCAGGTTTAG
- the rpsB gene encoding 30S ribosomal protein S2 gives MANKIEVKELLEAGVHFGHMTRKWDPNMAPYIYMERNGIHIINLYKTATKIEEANEALKKIGASGRKILFVATKKQAKDIVADKAKVANMPYITERWPGGMLTNFVTIRKAVKKMSSIDKMKKDGTFNTLSKKERLQVDRLRAKLEKNLGSIADMSRLPAALFVVDIKAEHIAIKEAQKLNIPVFAMVDTNSDPREVDYVIPANDDASKSIDKILSLVTTAVIEGLSDRGAEKEVEAAEEAPAAEAEAAPATETEE, from the coding sequence ATGGCAAACAAAATAGAAGTAAAAGAATTACTAGAAGCAGGTGTTCACTTCGGACACATGACTAGAAAATGGGATCCAAATATGGCTCCTTACATTTATATGGAGCGTAATGGTATTCACATTATCAATCTATATAAAACTGCGACTAAAATTGAAGAAGCTAACGAAGCTTTGAAAAAAATCGGCGCATCAGGTAGAAAAATCTTATTCGTAGCTACCAAAAAACAAGCTAAAGACATCGTTGCTGATAAAGCAAAAGTCGCAAACATGCCTTACATCACTGAAAGATGGCCAGGTGGAATGTTAACTAACTTCGTAACTATCAGAAAGGCAGTTAAAAAAATGTCTTCTATCGATAAAATGAAGAAAGATGGTACATTCAACACTCTATCTAAAAAAGAGCGTTTGCAAGTTGATCGTCTACGTGCTAAATTGGAGAAAAACTTAGGTTCAATTGCTGATATGTCTAGACTGCCTGCAGCATTGTTCGTAGTAGATATCAAAGCTGAACACATCGCAATAAAAGAAGCTCAAAAATTAAACATTCCAGTTTTCGCAATGGTTGATACGAATTCTGACCCAAGAGAGGTTGATTACGTAATTCCTGCAAATGATGATGCTTCTAAATCAATTGACAAAATTTTATCTTTAGTGACTACTGCAGTAATCGAAGGTCTTTCAGACAGAGGTGCTGAGAAAGAAGTTGAAGCTGCTGAAGAAGCTCCTGCTGCTGAGGCTGAAGCTGCTCCTGCAACTGAAACTGAAGAATAA
- a CDS encoding M3 family metallopeptidase encodes MKTPEELDNSLLRDWSGPYGGVPDFTAYKVSDFRPAIEFAIKEKLEEIDAITNNPEKPTFENTIKALELSGDKLDRIHAVYGIYRSNLSTPEFNIVDTEMSPKLAEISDRLYQNEKLFSRIEALYKSDGKQNLTKEQQRLLWLYYTDFVREGAELNQQDKDKVAKINQELAGLFTAFSQKLLAEENDQYIELKTELDFDGLPEEVKNAAIAEAKERNLNVLGCIGNTRSSIEPFLTFSNKRSLREQAFDVFVKRGDNKNENDTNEILVSILKLRAEKAKILGFANFAEWSLSNKMAKDPQKTLDLMNSVWKPAVDKVKNDVSAMQEMVDNDGDNFKIQPWDYRYYAEKVRKAKYDLDQNEIKQYLQLENLREGMFWTAGELFDLGFKQLFDVPVYHSDVRVWEVNNKNTREPIGLWYFDPYARVGKRSGAWMNSHRDQQKIKGNVLPIVSNNCNFIKGNSDEPVLISWDDATTLFHEFGHALHGLCSNVTYPSLSGTSVARDYVEFPSQLLEHWLATPEVLNKFALHYKTNEPLSQSLVERIGKVANFNEGFATVETISSSFVDMKLHLTTEIIDPHAFEKKVLNEINMPSEIVMRHRIPQFAHIFSSDGYAAGYYSYLWADVINADAYEAFLEAGGPFDKKISERLYKTVLSVGNTIDNEEMYKNFRGHAPQSDALMRARNFPIES; translated from the coding sequence ATGAAAACACCAGAAGAATTAGATAATTCGTTGTTAAGAGATTGGTCAGGGCCTTATGGAGGCGTTCCAGATTTTACAGCTTATAAAGTTTCGGATTTTAGGCCAGCAATAGAATTTGCTATAAAAGAAAAATTAGAAGAAATTGATGCCATCACAAATAATCCAGAGAAACCAACATTTGAAAATACAATCAAGGCTTTAGAGCTTTCTGGTGATAAATTAGATCGAATTCATGCAGTTTACGGCATTTATAGATCTAATCTGAGTACTCCTGAATTTAATATTGTTGACACTGAAATGTCGCCGAAATTGGCTGAGATTAGTGATAGATTGTATCAAAATGAGAAATTGTTTTCTAGAATTGAAGCCCTATACAAATCTGATGGAAAACAGAATTTAACTAAAGAACAGCAGCGTTTACTTTGGTTATATTATACCGATTTTGTTAGAGAAGGAGCAGAGTTGAACCAACAAGACAAAGATAAAGTTGCTAAAATAAATCAGGAATTGGCAGGACTTTTTACTGCTTTTAGTCAAAAATTACTAGCAGAAGAAAATGATCAGTATATAGAATTAAAAACAGAACTTGATTTTGATGGTTTGCCTGAAGAAGTTAAAAATGCCGCTATCGCTGAAGCTAAAGAAAGAAATCTAAATGTTTTAGGATGCATTGGAAATACAAGATCTTCAATCGAACCGTTTCTTACGTTTTCCAACAAAAGAAGTTTGAGAGAACAAGCTTTTGATGTTTTTGTAAAGAGAGGCGATAATAAAAACGAAAATGACACTAATGAAATACTTGTTTCTATTTTGAAATTGAGGGCTGAAAAAGCTAAGATTTTAGGTTTTGCTAATTTTGCTGAATGGAGTTTGTCTAATAAAATGGCCAAAGATCCGCAGAAGACACTCGATTTAATGAATTCGGTATGGAAACCCGCTGTAGACAAAGTAAAAAATGATGTTTCTGCGATGCAGGAAATGGTAGATAATGATGGGGATAATTTTAAAATTCAGCCTTGGGATTATCGCTATTATGCTGAGAAAGTACGAAAAGCTAAATATGATCTAGATCAGAATGAAATTAAGCAATATTTGCAGTTAGAAAATTTGCGAGAAGGAATGTTTTGGACTGCGGGCGAATTATTCGATTTAGGTTTCAAGCAATTATTTGATGTCCCCGTTTATCATTCTGATGTTCGTGTTTGGGAAGTGAATAATAAAAATACTAGAGAACCAATTGGATTATGGTATTTTGACCCGTATGCGCGAGTTGGTAAGCGTTCAGGCGCATGGATGAATTCGCATAGAGATCAGCAGAAGATAAAAGGAAATGTGCTTCCTATTGTGTCAAATAATTGCAATTTTATTAAAGGAAATAGTGATGAACCTGTTTTAATTTCATGGGATGATGCAACAACTTTGTTTCATGAATTTGGGCATGCTTTACATGGGCTGTGTTCAAATGTCACTTATCCAAGTCTTTCGGGAACTTCGGTTGCAAGAGATTATGTAGAGTTTCCGTCGCAGTTATTAGAACATTGGTTGGCAACTCCAGAGGTTTTAAACAAGTTCGCGCTTCATTATAAAACAAACGAGCCTTTGTCTCAATCGCTGGTAGAGAGAATCGGAAAAGTCGCTAATTTTAATGAAGGTTTTGCAACAGTAGAAACGATTTCAAGTTCATTTGTCGATATGAAATTGCATTTGACAACCGAAATAATTGATCCGCATGCGTTTGAAAAGAAAGTTTTGAATGAAATTAATATGCCGTCAGAAATTGTAATGAGGCACAGAATTCCGCAGTTTGCTCATATTTTTTCGAGCGATGGGTATGCAGCGGGATATTACAGTTATTTATGGGCAGATGTAATAAATGCAGATGCTTATGAAGCTTTTTTAGAAGCTGGAGGGCCATTTGATAAGAAGATTTCTGAACGTCTTTATAAAACAGTTTTGAGTGTTGGAAATACGATTGATAATGAAGAAATGTACAAGAATTTCAGAGGACATGCTCCACAATCAGATGCGTTGATGCGAGCTAGAAACTTTCCAATTGAAAGCTAA
- a CDS encoding LytR/AlgR family response regulator transcription factor, producing the protein MTPTRISCIIIEDELPASILLEMHIAKFDFLDLKGKFMSTNNALGYLKTNNIDLLFLDINLPGKSGIEFAKSLPKDIGIIFTTANSQYAVEGFDLEAIDYLLKPISLERFSKAIQKYSKIQKTNQQFEKLAQAEIEQPFIFVKCERKTLKIYLNEIDYFESQGNYLIIHTEKDSFKTHQSITEMIEKLPEGFFSEYIVPF; encoded by the coding sequence ATGACACCAACTAGAATAAGCTGTATTATTATAGAAGATGAACTTCCTGCATCTATATTGCTTGAAATGCATATTGCCAAATTTGATTTTTTGGATTTGAAAGGAAAATTCATGAGCACCAATAATGCCTTGGGATATCTGAAAACCAACAATATAGACTTGCTTTTTTTAGATATTAATCTGCCAGGCAAATCAGGGATTGAATTTGCTAAATCACTGCCAAAAGATATCGGAATTATTTTTACAACTGCCAATTCACAATATGCTGTCGAAGGATTTGACCTAGAAGCTATTGATTATTTATTAAAGCCCATCTCTTTGGAACGATTTTCAAAAGCAATACAAAAATATAGTAAAATCCAAAAAACGAATCAGCAGTTTGAAAAGCTGGCACAAGCTGAAATTGAACAGCCTTTTATATTTGTCAAGTGCGAAAGAAAAACATTAAAAATATATCTGAACGAAATAGATTATTTTGAGTCACAAGGCAATTATTTAATTATTCATACAGAAAAAGATTCTTTTAAAACGCATCAGTCTATTACCGAAATGATTGAAAAATTACCCGAAGGTTTTTTTTCAGAATACATCGTTCCTTTTTGA
- a CDS encoding ferritin-like domain-containing protein, translating to MNILKFIESFTDDNLMNSTGSRRDSFTHFGNIGKNLALASIPFGLSALTNKVFAQDITATPATPIGALQFALTLEYLENEFYAMALDSGVIPASENGGRDLKVFQQIVAHESDHVKFLIAGLGGTASANFVPKPTFDFTVGGAFDPFHDYPTFLALAQAFEDTGVRAYKGQATNLITTPDLLTAALQIHSVEARHASEVRRLRGLKGWISNAERGAGMPAATQAVYDGEGVTTQAGFNTATAFGAAAGSEAYDEPLTTQQVVDIANIFIV from the coding sequence ATGAACATTTTAAAATTTATAGAATCCTTTACTGATGACAATTTAATGAATAGTACGGGTTCAAGAAGAGACAGTTTTACACATTTTGGAAATATTGGTAAAAATTTAGCTTTAGCCTCAATTCCTTTCGGATTATCAGCTCTAACCAATAAAGTTTTTGCACAAGACATTACAGCAACGCCTGCAACTCCAATCGGAGCTTTACAATTTGCTTTAACCTTAGAATATCTTGAAAACGAATTTTATGCTATGGCATTAGATTCTGGAGTAATACCAGCTTCTGAAAATGGCGGGCGCGATTTAAAAGTATTTCAGCAAATAGTTGCGCACGAATCTGATCATGTGAAATTTTTAATTGCTGGATTGGGTGGCACAGCCAGTGCTAACTTCGTTCCAAAGCCTACTTTTGACTTCACTGTTGGAGGCGCTTTTGACCCTTTTCATGATTATCCAACCTTTTTAGCTTTGGCACAAGCTTTTGAAGATACTGGAGTTAGAGCTTATAAAGGACAAGCGACAAATTTAATTACAACACCAGATTTATTGACTGCAGCATTACAAATTCATTCTGTTGAAGCACGCCATGCTTCTGAAGTTAGAAGATTACGAGGTTTAAAAGGATGGATATCAAACGCCGAACGAGGTGCTGGAATGCCAGCTGCAACGCAAGCTGTATATGATGGCGAGGGCGTAACTACGCAGGCAGGATTTAATACAGCAACAGCATTTGGAGCTGCAGCGGGCTCAGAAGCTTATGATGAGCCACTTACAACCCAACAAGTGGTTGATATTGCCAACATATTTATTGTATAA
- a CDS encoding hydroxymethylpyrimidine/phosphomethylpyrimidine kinase — MSTNRPFVLTIAGLDPSGGAGILADIKTFEQHKVTGFAISTANTIQTENQFYEIQWTDLSFVIRSIETLFLNYKISVVKIGIVSSLPDLNRIVSTIKMLSSSTKIVWDPVLKSTTKFEFMNIEDRLDLNKILSKIDLITPNYHEAEILFPDFPSNENRFSTNILLKGGHNKKALGTDFLFLKKEALELLPSEKKCFEKHGSGCVLSSAITSNLALNQTLKEACESAKIYIENYLSSTSTLIGYHYV, encoded by the coding sequence ATGTCAACAAATCGCCCGTTCGTACTCACAATCGCAGGTTTAGATCCTTCTGGAGGAGCTGGAATTTTGGCCGATATCAAAACATTTGAGCAACATAAAGTGACTGGTTTTGCGATTTCTACAGCCAATACAATTCAGACTGAAAATCAATTTTATGAAATTCAGTGGACTGATTTGAGTTTTGTTATTCGTTCTATCGAAACGCTGTTTTTAAATTATAAAATCAGCGTTGTGAAAATTGGAATTGTGTCTTCTTTACCTGATTTAAACCGAATTGTTTCGACTATAAAAATGCTTTCTTCTTCAACAAAAATCGTTTGGGATCCCGTTTTAAAATCAACCACAAAATTTGAGTTTATGAATATTGAAGATCGTTTAGATTTAAATAAAATATTGTCAAAAATCGATTTGATTACGCCTAATTATCATGAAGCTGAGATTCTATTTCCAGATTTCCCTTCTAATGAAAATAGATTTTCAACAAACATTTTATTGAAAGGCGGACATAACAAAAAAGCCTTAGGAACAGATTTTTTATTTCTAAAAAAGGAAGCATTAGAATTGCTTCCGTCAGAAAAAAAATGCTTTGAAAAACATGGTTCTGGCTGTGTACTTTCTTCTGCAATTACTTCGAATTTAGCTTTAAATCAGACATTAAAAGAAGCCTGTGAAAGCGCTAAAATCTATATCGAAAATTACTTGAGTTCAACATCAACTTTAATCGGATATCATTATGTATAG
- a CDS encoding ferritin-like domain-containing protein has translation MKNEVKIHEVDPSLNSRRSFLKLSGLTLATTGLILAGCSDNDNDNDMPDNSLPGIRNGVFDLGSGDFGVLTYAYALEQLEADFYTKVVNGSGFNSVFSSVEREVLTDLYHHEVVHRDFFKATLSALLPNPSTQLLPTLAFNYGSLNFNSRTEVLATAKALEDTGVAAYNGAGKLIKTADYLLLAGKIVSVEARHASAIRSLINPNSKDFAGDDIVNMSTGLDDAKDPSKILPILAGFITTKFTANYLP, from the coding sequence ATGAAAAACGAAGTTAAAATTCATGAAGTAGATCCTTCATTGAATAGTAGAAGGAGCTTTCTTAAGCTCAGTGGATTAACCCTGGCAACCACGGGTTTAATTCTAGCTGGCTGCAGCGATAATGACAACGATAATGATATGCCAGACAATTCTTTGCCAGGAATAAGAAATGGTGTTTTCGATTTAGGCTCTGGAGATTTTGGAGTACTAACCTATGCGTATGCTCTAGAACAATTAGAAGCCGACTTTTATACTAAAGTAGTTAATGGAAGTGGTTTTAATTCTGTCTTCAGCAGCGTTGAACGCGAAGTACTAACAGACTTATATCACCACGAAGTAGTTCATAGAGATTTTTTTAAAGCTACTTTAAGCGCATTACTTCCAAATCCGAGTACTCAATTACTTCCAACTCTGGCTTTTAATTATGGCTCCTTAAATTTTAATAGCCGTACCGAAGTTTTGGCGACTGCAAAAGCATTAGAAGACACAGGAGTTGCCGCCTATAATGGAGCAGGAAAATTAATTAAAACTGCGGACTACTTATTATTAGCTGGAAAAATTGTTTCTGTAGAAGCAAGACATGCCTCAGCAATAAGAAGTTTGATTAATCCGAATTCTAAAGATTTTGCCGGAGATGATATTGTAAATATGTCTACAGGTTTAGATGATGCCAAAGATCCTTCTAAAATTCTGCCGATTCTTGCTGGTTTTATCACTACGAAATTTACAGCTAATTATTTGCCTTAA